The region AATATCACCAGGGGCTAACAGGTGTTCGGCTTTACCAGCCTGACCCTGAGTAAATACCGGCTCGTGTTCAACCAACCAGATCTCATCCGGGCTGTTATCATCACGGGTGTCGGTAAACGACTGCATTTTTTGCCAGATTGGCTCGTAAGCCTGGCGGCCCAGTTGACGAACTATGATACTGCGGTTGCTCATATCGGTGTTGCGCCTTATAGCACGTATCGGACGTCTGGCAGTGAACCTATCTCAGTGTAGATCTGCTCGATGTGCTCTTTAGACGTCACAGTGGCAACCAGGGTGACGGATTCATAGTTGCCTTTGCTGCTTGGCTTAGTTTTAGGTGCATAGTCACCAGGTGCCAAAGTTTGCATCTTTGCCACAACCTGATCGGTCAGGTTGACATTCGCCAGACCCATGATCTTGAAGGTAAACGGGCAAGGGAACTCTAAGTACTCGTCAAACTTAGTATTTTTTACAGGTGTTACCACAACGGTATCCTCACTACTTGGCTGGGTCTGAACAGACCCCGGCACACTACATATCTTGGCGGGCATTCTAGCATTTTTGCGGCAAAAAAAAACGCCTCCGGTGAGAGGCGTCTGTGATTATAAGCCCACTAATAACGGGGTTATTGCATGATCTGTAAACGTAAGTAGTCGTAGATCTTGCTGAAGAAGCTGCCTTCTTCTATTTCTTCAAGCGTTACCAGCGGGTACTGAGCGATGTCTTCGCCTTCCAGTTGCAAGAATAGAGTACCAACCTTGCTGCCCTTTGCCAGTGGCGCTTCGAGGGTTTTATCCAGCTCAAAATGCGCTTTCAGGTTTTTACGCTGACCACGTGGAATAGTAATAGGCGTATCCTGAGCAATACCCAGCGATACGGTTTCTTTGTTGCCCATCCAGATACGTTGATCGGCAAAGCTGTCGCCTGCTTTATAAGGGGTAATGGTTTCGAAGAAGCGGAAGCCGTAGTTCAGAAGTTTTTTACTTTCTACCTTACGGGCTCGCTCACTGGCTGTGCCCATAACAACAGCAATTAGACGCATATCGCCTTTGGTCGCTGAGGTAACTAAACTATAGCCGGCCTCAGAGGTGTGACCTGTTTTGATGCCGTCGACATCCAGGCTGGCATCCCACAGCAAGGAGTTACGGTTGTACTGCTTAATGCCATTAAAGGTGAACGACTTCTCTTTGTAGATGGCGTACTCTTCAGGCACATCACGAATCAGCGCTGCGCCCAGGGTAGCCATGTCTCTGGGGGTGGTGTAATGCTCGTCGGTATCCAGGCCATGACTGTTTACAAAATGGGTGTTGGTCATCCCGAGCTTCTCGCCGTGGGCATTCATCAGGTCGGCAAAGGCACTCTCGCTGCCAGCGATATGCTCTGCCAGCGCAACACAGGCGTCGTTACCTGACTGAATGATTACGCCGCGGTTGAGGTCTTCAACACTGACCTGTTTACCCACTTCGATAAACATCTTGGAAGATTCCGGAAAGTTTTTCGCCCAGGCTTTTTCACTGATGGTGACCATGTCTTCATTGGCAATATTACCGGCCAGCAGCTCGGTACCAATCACATAGCTGGTCATCATTTTAGTTAAACTAGCCGGAGCCAGTTTGGTGTCCGGGTTGCCTTCTGCGATGACTTTACCGGTTGTAAAGTCAACCAGAAAGTAGCCCTTAGCACTGACCTGAGGTGGTGAAGGCAAGATCTGTGCACTGGCCGAAAACAGGGTGAACGAACACACGGCACCCACTAAGTGTTTAATAAATTTAGGTTTGAAAACTGTCATTATGCTCGCTTTTTGGTTGTTGATCGGCATGTTTAAATGTCATTACTGAATATTTTAAAGTTCATGTTCTGTGTAAAGCAAGAAGGCGCGATTAAATTCACCCTGGCGTAATGTTTCTAAGAGTTTCTGCGCCGTGTTATCGTCGGTGATCGGACCTAGTCTCAGCTTGTATAAATTGTCCTCAAAGGCAATTGGCGCGGCGAGCTGAAATTGCTGCGACAAAGTACTGGCCAGCGCCTGCACATTTTCAATGTTGCTAGCGGCTGCGACCTGTACGTAGGTTAGCCTGGGCGTATCGCGTGCTATGGTAAGGGCTTCTATCTTAACCTGTGCTGTACCCTGGCGATGAAAGCCCAGTTTATAGGCGGCGGCATAGGACAGGTCAATCAGGCGGTCATCGTGAAACGGTCCACGGTCATTCACCCTGACGATGGCGCTTTTGCCATTTTCGACATTGGTAACTCGGACAAAGCTTGGCAGAGGCAGCGTTTTATGGGCTGCGGTCATATCAAACATATTGAATACTTCACCATTAGAGGTGTAGTAGCCATGGAACTTATGCCCATACCAGGATGCAGTACCTTGTGCCTGATAGCCTTTTTCATCTGACATCGGCGTGTAACGCTTTCCCAGTACTTCGTACGGACGACCCGCACTGACGCTTTTGGCTTCGCTGGTGATCAGTGCATCTTGCATCTCCAGCTCAGTGGGCGCGCGCAGCGGTGCTTTATCCTGTTTCACATGATAGCGACTGCTACAGGCGCTTAATACAACAACAAAGCCCAGTAATGCAGCTTGTTTAAACGTCCTCTTCATCACTTCAATAACATCCTCTTATCTGTGGCTATCGACATAATAATGCCAAACCCGGCCATCAGGGTCACCATGGAGGTGCCGCCATAACTGATCAACGGCAGTGGCACCCCAACGACAGGGAGCAGGCCTGATACCATGCCAATATTTACAAAAATATATACGAAAAAGGTCAGTGTCAGTGCGCCGGCGAGCAGTTTACTGAAGGCATCCTGTGCGTTTACGGCAACGTAGAGTCCCCGGCCAATAATAAACAAATACAGGCTCAGTAAAATCACCACACCGGTGAGCCCGAATTCTTCACTTAACACGGAAAAAATGAAGTCAGTATGACGCTCAGGCAAAAACTCCAGTTGCGACTGGGTGCCTTGCAGCCAGCCCTTGCCCTCAATGCCGCCGGAGCCAATGGCGATTTTTGATTGTATGATGTGATAGCCAGAGCCAAGCGGGTCACTTTCTGGGTCTAAAAAGGTCAGGACCCGTTGTTTCTGATAAGCGTGCATACCAAAGTGCCACAGCGCAAAGCCGCCTGGCACGGCGAGTAGCATACCTGAGCCAATCAGTTTCCAGCTGAGCCCGCCAAGAAATAGCACAAATATCCCTGAGCTGGCGATGAGGATAGAGGTGCCCAGATCGGGTTGCTCCTTGATGAGCAAGGTTGGCACCAGCACAATCGCAAAGCCAACAATAATGTGGATAAAGCGCGGTGGCATATGGTGGCGCCCAATATACCAGGCAACCATCATGGGAACAGCGACTTTCATGATTTCGGACGGTTGAAAACGGGTAATGCCCAGATCCAACCAGCGCTGCGCGCCTTTACTGCTGACCCCGACAAACAATACGGCAATCAGCATCAGCAGGCCAACGGTGTACATGGGGAACACTAGCCTTTTTAAAGTATTGGGCGACAGCTGTGCTACCAACAGCATAGCCGCAAAGGCGGCAAACATACGTTTGCTGTGGCGCACCACCATGTCCATATCCTGACCACTGGCACTGTAGACTATGGTGATACTGCCAACCATCATCGCCAGCATAGCGAGCAGCAGCGGCAGGTCGATATGCAGTCGTTGCCAGATGGTACGCTGTTGATTCA is a window of Pseudoalteromonas sp. R3 DNA encoding:
- the ybeD gene encoding DUF493 family protein YbeD gives rise to the protein MVTPVKNTKFDEYLEFPCPFTFKIMGLANVNLTDQVVAKMQTLAPGDYAPKTKPSSKGNYESVTLVATVTSKEHIEQIYTEIGSLPDVRYVL
- a CDS encoding serine hydrolase, with product MTVFKPKFIKHLVGAVCSFTLFSASAQILPSPPQVSAKGYFLVDFTTGKVIAEGNPDTKLAPASLTKMMTSYVIGTELLAGNIANEDMVTISEKAWAKNFPESSKMFIEVGKQVSVEDLNRGVIIQSGNDACVALAEHIAGSESAFADLMNAHGEKLGMTNTHFVNSHGLDTDEHYTTPRDMATLGAALIRDVPEEYAIYKEKSFTFNGIKQYNRNSLLWDASLDVDGIKTGHTSEAGYSLVTSATKGDMRLIAVVMGTASERARKVESKKLLNYGFRFFETITPYKAGDSFADQRIWMGNKETVSLGIAQDTPITIPRGQRKNLKAHFELDKTLEAPLAKGSKVGTLFLQLEGEDIAQYPLVTLEEIEEGSFFSKIYDYLRLQIMQ
- a CDS encoding septal ring lytic transglycosylase RlpA family protein; protein product: MKRTFKQAALLGFVVVLSACSSRYHVKQDKAPLRAPTELEMQDALITSEAKSVSAGRPYEVLGKRYTPMSDEKGYQAQGTASWYGHKFHGYYTSNGEVFNMFDMTAAHKTLPLPSFVRVTNVENGKSAIVRVNDRGPFHDDRLIDLSYAAAYKLGFHRQGTAQVKIEALTIARDTPRLTYVQVAAASNIENVQALASTLSQQFQLAAPIAFEDNLYKLRLGPITDDNTAQKLLETLRQGEFNRAFLLYTEHEL
- the rodA gene encoding rod shape-determining protein RodA — translated: MSPLNQQRTIWQRLHIDLPLLLAMLAMMVGSITIVYSASGQDMDMVVRHSKRMFAAFAAMLLVAQLSPNTLKRLVFPMYTVGLLMLIAVLFVGVSSKGAQRWLDLGITRFQPSEIMKVAVPMMVAWYIGRHHMPPRFIHIIVGFAIVLVPTLLIKEQPDLGTSILIASSGIFVLFLGGLSWKLIGSGMLLAVPGGFALWHFGMHAYQKQRVLTFLDPESDPLGSGYHIIQSKIAIGSGGIEGKGWLQGTQSQLEFLPERHTDFIFSVLSEEFGLTGVVILLSLYLFIIGRGLYVAVNAQDAFSKLLAGALTLTFFVYIFVNIGMVSGLLPVVGVPLPLISYGGTSMVTLMAGFGIIMSIATDKRMLLK